Sequence from the Maribellus comscasis genome:
TCCTTTGTTGATTTCCATATCCCCCTGACCGCTTTCAATTCCTTCATAAGACTTCGTTATATTAATGTCGCCATCGTTGATAACTAAATCGTAATCTGAATGAATTCCGTCGTCACCTGACGAAATCTCATATGTTCCACTATTTATGGTAATGGTTTGGTTTGAGTGAATGGCGTCGTCGGCACAGTTTAGCGAAAAAATACCATCGTCGATAATAATATTTACTCCGGCTTTCAGCCCTTTTGAGGAAGTACTTTCGTAATAAGAGGAAGTACTTCCACTTGTTGTTAATTCAATTTCAGCATATTCAATCATTAAATCGGTCTCAGCTGAAACAGCATCTCCTTTGGCTGAAATATCAAAAGTTCCATCGTAAATTTCAATATATCCTTTGGAGTCGTCGCTGTCATTATCCGATTTTAATCCATCACCATCAGATTCAACTGTAAAATTTCCATTTTTTATAATGATATAGTCTTTCCCGCGGATGCCATCGTCAACAGCAGTAACGGAAATGTTTCCGCTGGCAATAATTAGTCCGTCCTTGCTTGTAATACCGTCGTTAAAATTGGCGTCAACAACAAGTGTTCCTTCACCAAAAATTGTGAGGTCCGATTTACTAAAGATTGCAGCGTTGGGTTCTTCATCTTCTTCATCGTCATAATTGTAAGAACTCCCGTCGGTTAACTTGTTGGTGGTGTTTTCGTTTAAAGCAATCAGTACTTTTTCAGCGCTTTTAATATAGATTGGAGCACTGTTTGAGCAACTAATATCAACACCGTCCAGAATTAAACGAACAATTTCTTCGTCTTCTGTATTCACTATAATTTGTCCGTTGGAAAGCGTTCCCGAGAAACTGTAATTTCCCGCGGCGCCAATAACTATGTTTCCCGATTCAATAGTCACATCATCTGAACTTTCAGTGGCAGAACTTCCATTCAGACTAATTTGAGTTACACTGTTGCTGTCCCACGTATAGTCAGCAGTATCATCGTGATCACCTGCGTTATTGGTAACAGCTTCTTCAATCGTCTCTTCATTTACAACATCTTGCTGCTCTTCCTCTTCAGTTCCTGTTCCCGGAGTTAAACCCTCGCAAGAAGCAAATAGAACAGTTACCACTGCCCAGGCATAAAAAAACCATTTTTTCATATTCTTAAATGTTTCAGTTTTTACTCTCATAATTTTTACAACTTTGAGTACATTTCCTGTAATGCATATTTTTTTGAATCATTGGATATTATCTTAATATCGCCATTCAAAATATTACAGGTTTCGTAAAAAATTAAGTAAAGTCTTTTGTTCCCTTTGAAATTTTATTCTGATTGTTAACCAGTGATTTCAAAAGCTATTACAGGCAGAAAAGAGATATCCCTACTTTTTGATAAAAAAAACTGAAAATCAATACATTTTGGAGTAACCTGAATATTTTCAGAACATTGACAAGGGCGGCATGTTTATTTAGTATCGGTTAGGAAAGCAAATTTTTATGGAGAAAAAATATACAAATGCTCTTATACATTCCAGTTCGCCTTATTTGTTGCAGCACGCGCATAATCCGGTGAATTGGCAGCCTTGGAGCGATAAAATAACAGAACAGGCACAAAAAGAAGATAAGCTTATTCTGGTCAGTATTGGGTATGCCGCGTGTCATTGGTGTCATGTGATGGAACACGAGAGTTTTGAAGATGAGCGTGTAGCAGAGGTGATGAACGATAATTTTATTTGTGTAAAGGTTGATCGTGAAGAGCGCCCGGATGTAGATCATTATTACATGACAGCGGTGCAACTTATGCAACGGCAGGGAGGCTGGCCTTTAAATGTAATTGCACTTCCGGACGGGCGTCCGGTATGGGGGGGTACTTATTTCCCGCGCGAAACATGGATGAGTGATATTTTGGCGGTTGCAGGTTTTTACCGAAAAAACAGGGAACAAACAATAGAATACGCAGAAAATCTTCAAAAGGGAATAGAACAGGTTTCGGTTATAGAAGAAAAAGAAAATATTTTGCCGGGAAATTCTAAAATGATTGAAAGTGTGGTAGGAGAGTGGAGCAAAAGATTTGATTTGGAACATGGCGGACGAACAGGTGCTCCCAAATTCCCGATGCCTGTAACCCTTGAATTTTTACTGCATTTCGGATGTGTAAAAAATGATAAGTCAGTTCTGGACTATCTAAAACTTACCCTTGAAAAAATGGCACGCGGAGGGATCTATGACCAGGCAGGTGGTGGTTTTGCACGTTATTCGGTTGACGAGTTTTGGAAGGTTCCGCACTTTGAAAAAATGTTGTACGACAACGGACAACTGTTAAGTATTTATTCAAAAGGTTATCAGTTATTTAAAAACGACGAGTTTAAATTGGTGGTAAAAGAAACAATTGATTTTATTGAACGTGAACTGACAGATGAGTCGGGGGCTTTTTACTCGTCTCTTGATGCCGACAGTGAAGGAGAGGAAGGAAAATTTTATGTATGGAATGCAAAGGAACTGGAAAAAATTATTGGCGATGATTTCAAGTTGTTTTCAAAATATTTTAATGTAAACACCAAAGGTTTCTGGGAACAGGGAAACAACATTTTATTACGCGATGGTTCTGATCCTGAATTTGTTTTTAAAAATGGCATATCGGAAAGCGGACTTCAACAAAAAAAGAAAGTTTGGAAAGATAAGCTGATGAATGCCCGCCGGAAGAGAGCTCGCCCGGGACTTGACGATAAAACATTAAGCTCGTGGAACGCTCTGGTAATCCAGGGACTGCTGGATGCCTACAAAGCTTTTTCTGAAAGACGTTATTTGGAACTGGCCCTTAAAAATGCAACGTTTTTGCAAAATAATATTTTGACACAGGACGGGAAATTATTTCATGTCTGGAAAAAAGGGCAAAAGTCGGTTGCTGGATTTCTGGAAGATTATGCATTATTGATTCAGGCTTTTCTTACGTTATTTGAGGTAACCAGCGACGAAAAGTGGTTGAAATTAAGCCAAATGTTGGTTGAAATCACATTTCAACACTTTTTTGATGAAAAGAATGAAATGTTTTTCTTTTCAGAAAAGGACGCAGATTCGACTATTACAAATCATTTTCAAACGGAAGATAATGTTATTCCCGCGGCTAATTCGATTATGGCAAATAATCTATACAAGTTGTATTTATTTCTTGGTAAACCGGAATATCTGAATATTGTTAAAAAGATGGTTCAAACTGTTGTTTCCAATTTTCGCAACTACCCGATGGCGTATGCTAACTGGGGAACTTTAATGCTTAGAATTTATGAGCCTCATTTTGAGCTTGTGGTTTGCGGGCCAAATTCTGAGGCTTTGTTGAAAGAGATTCAAAAAGACTTCAATCCAAATATGATTGGTTTATTTTCAGCCAAAGAGAGTGAGGTAGCGATTTTTAGTAAGCGGTTTAAAAATGGGGAAGACCTGATTTATGTTTGTAAGGCCGGAGTTTGTGAATTACCTGTGAAATCTGTTGTAGAGGCTAAAAAGTTACTGGAAACACACAAATGAAAAAGGTAGAGTTTTTAGTTGTAGGACAAGGCTTAGCCGGTACAATGCTTGCCTTTGAGATGTTAAAAAAAAGTTTAAGTTTTCACATTGTTTCTTCGCCTGAAAAGAGGAAAGCCTCGTTGGTTGCAGCGGGAATGGTAAATCCGTTGGTTTTTAAACGCCTTACAAAAAGTTGGCTGGCGGATAAACTGGTTCCGGTAATGAAAGAAAGATATCAAAACCTTGAGAATGTGCTGGGAGAGCGTCTCTTTTTTGAAAAAGATATTCTAAAACCTTTGTCGGCACAGGAAAAACAACTTTGGCAGGAAAGAAAATTTTTGCCTGAGTTTTCAAGCTTTATTAGGGAAATAACGAATGAGGCACCAGTGGAAAATATTTCTGATGCTGCCGGTTTTGGAATTGTTACTCATTCGGGGTATTTAAATTTGGTGAAATTTTTAAAATTGTCGGAAGACTATTTTCGGTCTGAAAGCCTGTTGACGGAAATAGACTTTTTGTTTCAAAAGTTTGAACCTCAATGTTCAAATTTTGAGGTTGGAGGAATTGTGGCCGAAAAGATTGTATTCTGCGAGGGGGCACATCTTAGGCAAAATCCATTCTTTGATTTTGTAAAGCTAAAACCTGTAAAAGGAGAAGTGCTGCAAATTTTTGCTCCGGAACTTTCAGAAAAATATATTTTAAATAAAGGAGTATTTGTATTGCCGGTTGGTCATCATCGTTTTAAAGTTGGTTCAACATATGAGTGGCAGGATTTGACTGAAAAGCCAACCAAAGAGGGCAAAAAATCGATTGCAGAACGATTGGATAATTTAGTCAGTGTTAATTATTCTATTGAAAATCACTGGGCTGGCATTCGTCCCGCAATTGCTGACAGACGGCCGGTTTTAGGTGAACATCCCAATTATAGTAAATTATTTATTTTTAACGGCCTTGGAACCAAAGGAGTGATGCTGGCACCATTCTTTGCAAAAGAAATGGTTCGGTACCTTTGTTCCGAAAACTACCAGCTATCAGAGGAGGTTCAGGTAACCAGATTTGTATGATTTTAATCTATTCGAAACTAATCGTTGGTTGAATAGGTATATTTTGCCTCGCTTAAAATCTCCGATGGAATAGTAAATCCAATATCAGTAGCGGTTTTAGTATTTAACGCGATCACGTCAGTGCTAAAATACTTTATCTCTTCTTCGTCCGGATTTGCCCCCAACAGCACAGCTGCTATTTGTTCTCCTGTACTTGATGCAAGTTTTTCATAATCAATAGAAATTGAAGCGAGTGCTCCATCTTCACAATGTTGGAAAGAGTCTCCTATTACCGGGATTTTGTCTTTGATTGCCAAACCGGTTAGTTCAGTCATACCGTCGCTTACTGTGTTGTCGGCAGCCACCAAAATAGCTTCAATATTACTGTTATTGGCCAGCGACCAGTATCCTTCGTAGACAGCATTTATTGACGGAATTCCAACTGAAGTAAAATTTAGATTATAGAATCGCATTAACGAAACTAACTGACTTTGAGCAAACGCAGAATTCGATTCATAAGGATTGTATAATCTTCCTGCATTTTTTAAATTGGGCATAATTCTTTTAACAAAAGAAAGATAATCGTTAAAGTTGGTGGCATCAGATAATCCGGTTAGATTTCCTCTTGTATCTAAAATTCCTGATGATTCGGGGTCGGTCACATAGGTGAAAATTAAAGGGATTTCTTCGGGAACATTATTTACTGCGGCTTGTGAAGCAGGTGTGGAAACGGAAAGAAAGATATCAACATCTGCATCAAGTATTTCCTGAATCAAATCAAACAAACGGGATGCATCATTGTCGGCATCTCTTTCAATGAACTGAATAAAATTGGTCTCTGACAAACCCAGCTCAGACAGTTTTTCTTTCATGCCTCCGGTGATACTGGTTGCTACTGATGATTTATTGTAATAAAGGATTCCAACCCTGGCTGAAGATTTGGTTATTTTTATTTTGTCTCCTGCATTTATGGCGTAGCGAAGACTTAAATCTCCAACATTTACAGCAAGTCTCAATTTAAGAGAGGCATCAATAAACCCAACATTTTGGCTGTTCCCGACAGAAGAATAGGTGGTTCCAAGTTTTGCAAAAAAAGTTTTTTCTCCGTTTATTTCAATTTTTAACAAATCACCAAGATCGAATTCTGACATTAAATCATTTGAAATATTGGAATGGCAATTTCCAAAATTATCAATATATAATATTTGTCCTGTAATTGTCGTTCCGTTTTTATTGGGTTGAGAAATTTGAATAGTTTCCGGGGAATTTAAAATTTCGCCAAAATTTGATAACGGCTTATCTTCTAATAAAGCCACCGTTGCAGAAGAATAGAAATCTTCAATAGACATATTTTGATAGTTCCCGCCTTCCAAAACATCGCTGTTGGTAACGGAATAAAATTCTGACAGCTCACCGTTAAGCATTAATCTTGAAGCAACACCATTGTCTGGTATCAGGTATCGTCGGCCACTGTTATCTTTACAAACCATTCGTCCACTCCCTGCACCGGGTTCAACAATCACAACAAAGTAAGTATTGTCGGGATAGCTTTTGGCCGCGACTTCAAGATGGTAGGTTGCTTCATATAAATCAAACGATTTTGTTTTTATGTAGTCGATGTAAGCGTTTTTGTATATCTGGCGAATTGAGCCCATCACATTGATAATAATATCACTGCTTTCAATATTATCTGATATCAATACTACCGAAGGTGAGTCAACAAGCTCATCTTTTGTCAGGTCGTCACTACACGACAAGGTAAACAAAAGGGACAGGGTAAAGAATAATATTTTTTTCATTTGTTTTTGGTTTTTTTGATTTAATGGTTGCTCGCTTGCCGGCAATCCTTTTTTGCTTTAAAGCGGATTTGGTTTCAATTAAAGGTTTGTTTACGGTGAGTAAAATTAGTTGTATTTCAAATAAAAAGATATAAGAATAACGCTGATTTTTAAGTAAAAGATCCTGAATAAATCAATAATCTGGTTGTGCTGAAGCAAAAAATTGTTGGAAAATTCCGGCACCAAACAAAATTATCATTTTAATCTTTTAAGTCGACAATATCGGCAGTCCTTGATTTTATATATCTCGTCAATAATCGGGAAGCTTACATAAAAAAAGCAATCCCGGCGTCCATTCCGGGATTGCTAACTAACTTTTCTTATTATTAAAATCCGTTTTTGTAATAAAAAAGATAGGGTTTGTAATGATTCAAAGATAGGATGTCTTTTTATTCCAACAATAAATCCGAAACTGAATCGAATGGTAAAAAAGACTGATTTTGAAGTTCAAAAAAACCTACGCGTTTTTATATATATAGTTTTTGATGTTTTAATTCATCAGCTTCATTTGGAGGTAGGTGAAAATAAGCGCGTACATCCTTGCTCGTTGTTCATTGGTTGAAGCGGCTGCGTGTCCACCCTCTGTATTTTCGAAATAGTAAATTTTATAGCCTATGTCGCTCATTTTTGCCACCATTTTACGTGCGTGTCCCGGATGAACACGGTCGTCGCGGGTTGAGGTAGTAAAAAATACTTCAGGGTAATTCATCCCTTTTTTTACATTTTGATAGGGAGAGTACTTGCTGATATATTCCCATTCCTCCGGAATATCTGGGTTTCCGTATTCCGCCATCCAGCTTGCTCCGGCCAGCAGTTTGTTGTATCTTTTCATATCAAGTAAAGGAACGGCACAAACAACCGCCTGATACAGATCCGGTCGTTGGGTAAAGGCAACGCCAACTAAAAGTCCGCCGTTGCTTCCGCCAAAAATACCAAGCTTTTTGGGAGATGTAATTTTTCTGGAAACCAGATCTTCAGCAACAGCATGAAAATCGTCATACACCCGCTGGCGATTAGCTTTTAATCCCGCCTGATGCCACTTGGGGCCAAATTCTCCGCCACCACGAATATTTGCCAAAACATATACTCCTCCCTTTTCAAGCCAGGCAGTGCCGGTAGTTGCTGAATAACTCGGTAACTCAGGCACTTCAAAACCTCCATACGCGTATAAAAGAGTTGGATTATTACTGTCGGGTTTCATATTCTTTGGCCCCACAACAAAATATGGAATTTTTGTTCCGTCTTTTGATGTTGTTTCAAATTGTTGGACTTTGTATTTTTCAGTAGGGAAGAACGTTGGAAGCGATTTTACTTTGTTGTAATCCCCTGTTGCTGCATCTCCGTAAAACAGAGTCGCCGGCTCAAGAAAGTTTTCAAAATAAAAGAAAAAGTTATCACTGTTTTCGTCGGAGGCAGCCAAAGAAATATTTCCAAGTTCAGGAGTGTTTATTTTGTGTTTGCGCCACGAACCGTCCCATTTATATGTATACAACTCACCTTTTACATTGTTGAGCATATTTACCAGTAACATATTTTTTGTTGAAGAAAGACCCGCTACGCTGGAACGCTCATCGGGTTCAACCAAAAGATAGAAGTCTGGTTTTCCGCGAAGTAAATCGTTGTATTTGGCGGTAATTACAGAGCCTTGTTTATAAAACTGATCATTCACTTCCCAGTCTGATTTTAAGCGTAGAATAACCATATCATTTACTATTCCTGCTAACTCAATATCATCGGGCAGCTCAAGTTTAACCAGCTTTCCTTTTTCAAGAACATAGTACTGTGCCGTGTAAAAGGTCATGTATCTCATAATGAGTTGGTAGGTTTTGTCCTGTGTTGGAATTGTATATCCCCAAACCCCCATATTATCTTTTTCACCTTCAAAAACCAGTTTTGCATCTTTTAACTCCGTTCCACGTTTCCATATTTTTACCTGGCGCGGATATCCTGATGTAGTAACTCCATCACCAAAATCAGTCGAAACCATCAGCGTATTTTTATCAATCCAGCTTGTATTTCCTTTTGCCTCGGGAACATAAAAACCGTTTTCAACAAAAGATTTGGTTTCGACATCAAATTCTTTTATAACAACGGCATCTCCACCGCCTTTTGAAAGACTTATAAGGAATTTATTATAGTCAGGATAAAGCCCCGAAGCACCTTTAAATACCCATTTTATGTTGTCTTTCCCGGAAAGATTGTCGATGTCAAGAATTATTTCCCACTCAGGGGTTTTACTTAAATAGCTTTTTATCGTGGTCCTTCTCCAGATACCTCTTTCATGTTCCTTATCCTGCCAGAAATTGTAAATGAAATTACCAAAGATTGTGGGCTCGGGAATACGATCCGTTGAATTGTATATTTCAAGATTTTTATTGTAAATCCCTTTATAACTGTTATGTTCTGTTAAAACAGCCAGCGTTTTTTTATTCCATTCTTCCACCCAGTTGAGTGCCTTTTCATTTTCAACGTCTTCGAGCCACAGGTAGGAATCGTTTTGTGCAAAACTTAGTTGTGTCATAATAACAAATAAAATTAAGCTGTACTTTTTCATTATCACAGAGTTTAAATAAAATGTAACATTTGGTATTATATATAGTTGAATGAAAAGTTATTTTGTTACAATGAACAAAAGATTTTATTACTTAGCCCGGATTTGTAATTAGTATATTGGTTTGGAAATCCATGAGCCAGAAGCATTTTTTACCCACATGGTTTTTGTGTGAATTTATTTATTGGCTGATTGCCAGAAAAATATATGTTTACAGGATAAAATATGGATAATTATTTATTGCGTTATTTTTGTATGGGAACATTATTCCGTATATTCAACATATTTGTGAGCTAAAAATAGAATTTGCTGAAATGTGGATATTTTTTTGTTTTTTTGAAAAAAATGGTAATGTGAAGATTCTTGACGGGTTGAATTTGAAAAAAATTATATGGCAACATTGATCTTCTTTTTTGCCGTTTCCATAGTTGTTTCATTTTTATGTTCAATTTGGGAGGCAGTTTTATTAAGCGTAACACCTTCGTACGTTAGCCGCATGGAAAATGAAAAACCAGCGGTTGGAAAATTATTAAATCAATTTAAGGTTGACATTGATAAACCACTTTCTGCTATTCTTACTTTAAATACCATAGCGCATACCGTGGGGGCTATTGGAGTAGGGGTGCAGGCAGGAAAAGTATTTGGTACGCATCATCTCAACTTATATTTTTTCGAAATTACTTATGAATCGCTTATTGCGGGAGCAATGACGTTGGCGATCCTGGTGCTTTCAGAGATCATCCCAAAAACATTGGGCGCAAGTTACTGGAAGTTAATCACTCCTTTTACGGTTCGCTCTTTAAGAGTTTTACTGTTTATTTTGGCACCGTTTGTTTGGATGAGTAAATGGATAACGCGCCTTGTCAAAACAGAAAAAGGGCGCAGCGTTTTTAGCCGCGCTGATTTTGCTGCTATGGCTGATGCCGGTCTGAAAAGTGGCGCGTTGGATAAGGATGAAAAGTCGATCATTCAGAATTTATTACGGCTGGAGAATTTGAAAGTAAAGGATATAATGACTCCGCGTTCTGTAGTATTGATTTTGGATGAAGATATGACGCTTACCGAAATATATAGCGAAATTCGCCCTTTGCAATTTTCACGCATTCCGGTTTACAAAGATCAGCCAGATAATATTACAGGCTTAATTCTAAAAGATAAAATCCTTGAAAGTCTGGCTGAAGATCAACATTCGAAGAAAGCTTCAGAAATTAAGCGGGATATTTTATTTGTAGAAGACGAATTTTCAGTGTCGAAACTTATGGATACACTCATTTTGAGACGTCAGCACCTGGCGATGGTAGCCGATAAATATGGATCTGTAGTTGGTTTGGTTACGATGGAAGATCTGTTTGAAACACTGCTTGGAATGGAAATCGTTGATGAATCAGACAAAGTTGAAGACCTCCAAAAGTACGCCCGGGAGAACTGGCAGAAACGGGCAGAAAAGAATCGCTTCGAAGACAATAACTAGATTTCTTTTTGCCGGTTTATGTAAACCGAAAATCTTTTTGTTTGTTGGTATTTACGATTTAACAGATAATTCAGGATTTTAAATTGTAACATTAAAAAGGTAATCTCTAAAATCATTAAACCGATGAAAAAGTTTTTGATACTCTTTGTTTTACTGCCAGCTGCGATATTTGCTCAAAATGATACCGATACGACAAAATTGTGGAAAACCGGAGGCGTTTTTACCTTTAATTTCTCACAGGTTTCTTTAACCAATTGGGTTGCGGGAGGAAAGAGTTCGGCTTCGGGGATTTTTATGGTAAATACATTTGCCAATTACAAAAAAGATAAATTGAGTTGGGATAATTCTATTGATTTAAGTTATGGTTTTTTGAAAGAAAAAGATAATGAAGTTGTAAAGTCCGATGATAAAATTGATTTTTCGTCAAAGTTAGGTTTTACAGCATCCAAACGATGGAATTACTCGGGCTTGCTAAATTTTAAATCCCAGTTTGCTCCCGGCTATAATTACCCCAATACTGACGATGCCATTTCCCGGTTTATGGCACCCGGATACCTGAATCTTGCTTTGGGTATGGATTATAAAACCGAGAATATGTCGGTTTTGTTATCGCCGGCAACCGGGAAGTTTACTTTTGTTACCGATGATGTACTTGCCGATGCAGGCGCTTTTGGCGTTGACCCCGGAAAAAAGTCACGCAGTGAACTCGGCGCCTTTGTAAAATTTGAAGGAAAAACGCCGCTGGTAAAAAATGTGGATTTACAAACCAAGCTTGATCTGTTTTCAAATTACCTGAATAATCCGCAAAATATTGATGTGGACTGGAAGGTGATGGTGAACATGAAAATCAATGAATATCTTTCAGCCAATCTGGTTTCGCATATTATTTACGATGACGATGTTGATATCTCGATTGATAATGACGGAGATGGAACAATTGATGAAACCGGGCCTCGTATCCAGTTTATGGAAATGTTCGGGCTTGGATTATCCTATAAGTTTTAGAAATTTAGAACCTTCAATTTCCCATCAGAGCTCTTTTATAAAGATATCTTTGAATTTCATAAAAAGCTCGTCGCCGGTGTGCAATTGCAGGCAAATGTTGCCTTTTTTTCCTACTTCCCGATTTTTATGAAATTCGTCGTTTAGAATCTCTGCTGAATCAAAATTAGTAATTAATACTCCGTTGAGCCAGGCTTTTACTGAATTTCCGTTGGCAACGATTCGCAAATTATTCCAGGTTTCTTTTTGGTCAGAATATTTCATCGGGGCCTCTTTCTTTCTCATTTCTTCATTCACCCACTCTCCTTTTGGAATATCCGGATATATCCACCGTTGAACTCCACGGGTTTCGTCCCACATAAATCCTGTTCGCCATGGTAACGGAGGGTGAATATCAATTTGTGGGCCATCCAGCCAGAAATCTTTTTCATCGTATCTGCTGCGTATTTGAATACCACTGTTTCCCGAACTCGATTGATAAGCTGCAAATTTTAGTTTCAGTTCAAAATTTTCATATTCTTTTTTTGTCATCAGCCATACATAGTCATGATTTTTATTTCCCGTCGAATTGACAACAATTACATTGTTCTCTACTTTCCAGAAATTTTGTTTTATATCTTCCGGTTTTGCTTTTACTTCCCAAAGATTAAGGTTGTTTCCGTTGAAAAGCGGAACAAATCCATTTGTCGTTTGCGCTATTGTTTGGATGGCAAATAAAAATATTATTCCAATCGTAAGTATAATCTTTTTCATTTCGGCGGTAAGGTTATTCAAGGATAAAAATAATAAAAAAACTCCCGCAAAATGCGAGAGTTACGATTTAATGGAATAGCTTCGATTTCAATAAAAAAACTATTCGACCATTTTTTCAATATCTTCTTCTGAGTCGGGAACAACAAGGTCGTCCGATTCATTTCTTACTTTTTCAAAATCGAGTGCTTTTCGTGCAGATTTTACAACAATTCCAATCACAAATTTCAAAACAAAATGTTCCGCAGGTTCCGGCAAATATGGGATGTCAATTTTGTCATTGGCTAACCGGGTCAACCTTCTTACCAATCGTTTTGCTTCACCGTCGTCAATTCCTTTATCGGCGCTTCGAATCAGATCATAAAATTCATTTGGCAAGTGGTCGTATAAAAATGTATCAATCTTTAAAATGATTTTGATAAAGATTTTTTCTTCTCCGGTCTCACTAATTAAAGGAACATTAATTTTTTTATTTAACCGTTGAGCGAGATCTTTAATCTCTTCTTCAGTCATTTTATTCCTTTTTATAGGTTCGGCATAAAAGTCGTTTAATAACGTTTTAAATTCGTCTGTTGTTAATGTAGCTAGTGCTGTCGGCATGATAAAGCTTTTTAGGTTAATAAATTGATTAATCAGTTATATATATGGTTTCAGGCCTGGAACAACGATTCAAGTAAATCTCTGGTTTCGGTATTATAAACTCCATCGATAGAAAGATTGGGTTTACGGGTTTGTAACTCTTTTATCCCCGATTCAGTTTTTGAGCCAAAAGCACCGTCTGAAGTACCCACATCTATCTTTAACAATTTTAATGCATCCTGAAGCGCTACAACTGCGACTCCCCGACTGCCTTTTGTTAGAGTCGGGGCAGGAATATCCAGTCTTTTTACCGGAGCAAGACGTTGATAAGAGAGCACTGTGTTAAGCCGGTAAGCGGATACCGAAACCCTGTTTCCCTGGTTTCCCCCAAGACAGTACACTCTTTTTTTGTCGGCCGAAATACCAAGGAAAATACCTACATGGCCTTTCCACGATTGCGGACTTTCGCGCCAAAAGACAACGATATCGCCCGGTTCAGGAGCAGTTACTTTTTCGCCGATATTTAACCACGAACGTGCATTTGCTTTTCCCGAGTATTGTAACCCGGCTTTCCATGCAACCCAATTTACAAAGGTGCTGCACCATGGAATTTCATCGTTAGTGATT
This genomic interval carries:
- a CDS encoding prolyl oligopeptidase family serine peptidase — translated: MKKYSLILFVIMTQLSFAQNDSYLWLEDVENEKALNWVEEWNKKTLAVLTEHNSYKGIYNKNLEIYNSTDRIPEPTIFGNFIYNFWQDKEHERGIWRRTTIKSYLSKTPEWEIILDIDNLSGKDNIKWVFKGASGLYPDYNKFLISLSKGGGDAVVIKEFDVETKSFVENGFYVPEAKGNTSWIDKNTLMVSTDFGDGVTTSGYPRQVKIWKRGTELKDAKLVFEGEKDNMGVWGYTIPTQDKTYQLIMRYMTFYTAQYYVLEKGKLVKLELPDDIELAGIVNDMVILRLKSDWEVNDQFYKQGSVITAKYNDLLRGKPDFYLLVEPDERSSVAGLSSTKNMLLVNMLNNVKGELYTYKWDGSWRKHKINTPELGNISLAASDENSDNFFFYFENFLEPATLFYGDAATGDYNKVKSLPTFFPTEKYKVQQFETTSKDGTKIPYFVVGPKNMKPDSNNPTLLYAYGGFEVPELPSYSATTGTAWLEKGGVYVLANIRGGGEFGPKWHQAGLKANRQRVYDDFHAVAEDLVSRKITSPKKLGIFGGSNGGLLVGVAFTQRPDLYQAVVCAVPLLDMKRYNKLLAGASWMAEYGNPDIPEEWEYISKYSPYQNVKKGMNYPEVFFTTSTRDDRVHPGHARKMVAKMSDIGYKIYYFENTEGGHAAASTNEQRARMYALIFTYLQMKLMN
- a CDS encoding CNNM domain-containing protein codes for the protein MATLIFFFAVSIVVSFLCSIWEAVLLSVTPSYVSRMENEKPAVGKLLNQFKVDIDKPLSAILTLNTIAHTVGAIGVGVQAGKVFGTHHLNLYFFEITYESLIAGAMTLAILVLSEIIPKTLGASYWKLITPFTVRSLRVLLFILAPFVWMSKWITRLVKTEKGRSVFSRADFAAMADAGLKSGALDKDEKSIIQNLLRLENLKVKDIMTPRSVVLILDEDMTLTEIYSEIRPLQFSRIPVYKDQPDNITGLILKDKILESLAEDQHSKKASEIKRDILFVEDEFSVSKLMDTLILRRQHLAMVADKYGSVVGLVTMEDLFETLLGMEIVDESDKVEDLQKYARENWQKRAEKNRFEDNN
- a CDS encoding DUF3078 domain-containing protein, whose amino-acid sequence is MKKFLILFVLLPAAIFAQNDTDTTKLWKTGGVFTFNFSQVSLTNWVAGGKSSASGIFMVNTFANYKKDKLSWDNSIDLSYGFLKEKDNEVVKSDDKIDFSSKLGFTASKRWNYSGLLNFKSQFAPGYNYPNTDDAISRFMAPGYLNLALGMDYKTENMSVLLSPATGKFTFVTDDVLADAGAFGVDPGKKSRSELGAFVKFEGKTPLVKNVDLQTKLDLFSNYLNNPQNIDVDWKVMVNMKINEYLSANLVSHIIYDDDVDISIDNDGDGTIDETGPRIQFMEMFGLGLSYKF
- a CDS encoding 3-keto-disaccharide hydrolase, which gives rise to MKKIILTIGIIFLFAIQTIAQTTNGFVPLFNGNNLNLWEVKAKPEDIKQNFWKVENNVIVVNSTGNKNHDYVWLMTKKEYENFELKLKFAAYQSSSGNSGIQIRSRYDEKDFWLDGPQIDIHPPLPWRTGFMWDETRGVQRWIYPDIPKGEWVNEEMRKKEAPMKYSDQKETWNNLRIVANGNSVKAWLNGVLITNFDSAEILNDEFHKNREVGKKGNICLQLHTGDELFMKFKDIFIKEL
- a CDS encoding TIGR02594 family protein, producing MEALLKIAFNELGTEEIVGDQDNPEVLKYAKEVGIKGITNDEIPWCSTFVNWVAWKAGLQYSGKANARSWLNIGEKVTAPEPGDIVVFWRESPQSWKGHVGIFLGISADKKRVYCLGGNQGNRVSVSAYRLNTVLSYQRLAPVKRLDIPAPTLTKGSRGVAVVALQDALKLLKIDVGTSDGAFGSKTESGIKELQTRKPNLSIDGVYNTETRDLLESLFQA